In one Myxocyprinus asiaticus isolate MX2 ecotype Aquarium Trade chromosome 29, UBuf_Myxa_2, whole genome shotgun sequence genomic region, the following are encoded:
- the tcf21 gene encoding transcription factor 21 gives MSTGSISDVDEFHEAELLDGLLKFGSGNDPGTLNESTEDSSNCEGASVTEHTGTTGKRRKSAAMRKSAPNGVAQEGKQVQRNAANARERARMRVLSKAFSRLKTTLPWVPPDTKLSKLDTLRLASSYIAHLRQILANDKYENGYIHPVNLTWPFMVAGKPENELKEMLNSTRLCGTTAS, from the exons ATGTCCACCGGTTCCATCAGCGACGTGGATGAATTTCATGAGGCTGAGCTGCTGGATGGTCTTTTGAAATTCGGTTCCGGTAACGACCCGGGGACATTAAACGAGAGCACGGAGGACAGCTCCAACTGCGAAGGAGCTTCTGTTACAGAACATACCGGAACCACGGGAAAGCGGCGCAAATCAGCTGCCATGCGGAAATCGGCACCCAACGGTGTGGCCCAAGAGGGCAAGCAGGTCCAGAGGAACGCGGCGAACGCGCGCGAGAGAGCGAGAATGCGCGTGTTGAGCAAAGCCTTCTCCCGGTTGAAGACGACGTTACCGTGGGTTCCACCGGACACCAAACTCTCCAAACTGGACACATTGCGGCTGGCCTCTAGCTACATCGCGCACCTGCGACAGATACTTGCTAATGACAAATACGAGAATGGCTACATCCATCCTGTCAACCTG acgTGGCCGTTTATGGTGGCGGGAAAACCGGAAAATGAACTGAAAGAAATGTTGAATTCAACACGTTTATGCGGCACTACAGCTTCCTGA